A single region of the Arthrobacter sp. FB24 genome encodes:
- a CDS encoding tripartite tricarboxylate transporter permease, translating into MLDAIWSALGEALSPMSLIMLLIGVVIGFLVGILPGIGGAVTLALLIPVTFGMDPVPAFSLLLGMYVVSAIAGDFTSILFGIPGEPTAAAMVLDGYPLNKKGQAGRALGASLSSSAIGSIFGAVLLMALIPVMRPLILSISAPELFAAAVLGLTFIASLSGGIIHKGLVMATIGVLLSLVGLDPNLGIERYTFGSLHLWEGIGIVPVVVGLLGGAEVLQSMLDKDGDTKTAVPPHLGGILVGVKDSFRHWSLMLRTSAIGAVLGMMPGLGGSVSQFIAYGHAKQTSKHPEEFGNGSIEGVIAAGATTTAKDGGHLVPTIAFGVPSGASMAVLLGAFLILGLNPGPEMLGEHLNVTLSLVWIIVLSTIAAVILGYLLIRPLAKLTSVTGRLLVPFLITMLTIGAFSNTSSLDDVWIMLVFLAIGVMCSRFKWPRIPLLLGLVLGEILERYFTVSYALFQFNWLSRPGVIVIEVIIAGMIMFTAVRTARKKRADKRELLATGGLV; encoded by the coding sequence ATGCTTGACGCAATCTGGAGCGCGCTCGGCGAGGCCCTCAGCCCGATGTCGCTAATCATGCTGCTTATCGGCGTTGTGATCGGCTTTCTCGTCGGCATCCTCCCGGGCATCGGCGGTGCGGTCACGCTCGCCCTGCTCATCCCCGTGACCTTCGGCATGGATCCGGTGCCGGCCTTCTCGCTTCTGCTGGGCATGTATGTCGTCTCCGCGATCGCCGGCGACTTCACCTCAATCCTGTTCGGGATCCCCGGTGAGCCAACGGCAGCAGCCATGGTGCTCGACGGCTATCCGCTTAATAAGAAGGGGCAGGCCGGGCGCGCGCTTGGCGCCTCCCTGTCAAGCTCGGCGATAGGGTCGATCTTCGGTGCGGTCCTGCTCATGGCGCTGATCCCGGTGATGCGGCCGCTCATCTTGAGCATCAGCGCGCCCGAACTGTTCGCCGCGGCCGTGCTCGGCCTGACGTTCATCGCGTCGCTCTCCGGCGGTATCATCCACAAGGGCCTGGTCATGGCCACGATCGGCGTGCTCCTCTCGCTCGTCGGGCTCGATCCGAACCTCGGCATCGAGCGGTACACCTTCGGAAGCCTGCACCTCTGGGAGGGCATCGGCATTGTCCCCGTCGTCGTCGGTCTCCTCGGCGGTGCCGAAGTGCTGCAGTCCATGCTCGACAAAGACGGTGACACCAAGACGGCCGTGCCGCCACACCTTGGCGGCATCCTCGTCGGCGTCAAGGATTCCTTTCGCCACTGGTCGTTGATGCTGCGCACCAGTGCCATCGGTGCCGTCCTGGGAATGATGCCCGGTCTCGGAGGATCGGTGTCCCAGTTCATCGCCTACGGCCACGCCAAGCAAACCTCGAAGCATCCCGAGGAGTTCGGCAACGGTTCGATCGAGGGCGTGATCGCCGCAGGTGCGACCACGACAGCGAAGGACGGGGGCCACCTCGTACCGACGATCGCCTTCGGCGTGCCGTCGGGCGCGAGCATGGCGGTGCTACTCGGCGCGTTCCTGATCCTCGGCCTGAATCCTGGCCCCGAGATGCTGGGCGAGCACCTCAACGTGACGCTCTCGCTCGTGTGGATCATCGTGCTGAGCACGATCGCGGCTGTCATCCTCGGCTACCTGCTGATCCGTCCCCTTGCCAAGCTCACCTCGGTGACCGGAAGGCTGCTCGTACCGTTTCTCATCACGATGCTCACCATCGGCGCATTCTCGAACACCAGCTCGCTCGACGACGTCTGGATCATGCTCGTCTTCCTCGCCATCGGCGTGATGTGCAGCCGCTTCAAGTGGCCCCGCATCCCGCTGCTGCTTGGTCTGGTGCTCGGCGAGATCCTCGAGCGGTACTTCACCGTCAGCTACGCGCTGTTCCAGTTCAACTGGCTCAGCCGGCCCGGCGTGATCGTCATCGAGGTCATCATCGCCGGCATGATCATGTTCACCGCGGTCCGCACCGCTCGCAAAAAGCGCGCCGATAAGCGCGAGCTCCTGGCCACCGGAGGTCTCGTATGA
- a CDS encoding ABC transporter ATP-binding protein — translation MSQISPIDSVGHDSDVVFDNIGMTFGTATGVTHAVANVSGAIPEGKFVSVIGPSGCGKSTLLDMVGGLLKPTQGSVSINGESVTGPRRDTAMVFQEDSTLHWRTVLDNVAFGLEVKGVPKAERHERARRMIELVGLTGFEDHRPGQLSGGMKQRVAIARALAMEPRVLLMDEPFGALDQQTRQFIGRELLRIWEKTRNRVLFITHDIQEAVYLSDEVWVMSARPSVVKEVVTIDLPRPRPEGTHALPRFRELEDHLWALVKVEAEKTLGPGARLA, via the coding sequence ATGAGCCAGATATCCCCGATCGATTCAGTAGGACACGACAGTGACGTCGTTTTCGACAATATCGGAATGACTTTCGGCACCGCGACAGGAGTCACCCACGCAGTCGCTAACGTTTCGGGCGCCATACCGGAAGGCAAATTCGTTTCCGTTATCGGTCCCAGCGGCTGCGGAAAAAGCACCTTGCTTGACATGGTCGGCGGCCTGCTGAAGCCCACGCAGGGTTCGGTCAGCATAAACGGTGAAAGCGTGACCGGCCCCCGGCGGGACACTGCCATGGTGTTCCAAGAAGACTCCACCCTGCACTGGCGCACGGTCCTGGACAATGTCGCTTTCGGCCTCGAGGTCAAAGGCGTCCCGAAAGCGGAGCGCCATGAGCGCGCCCGCCGCATGATCGAACTTGTCGGGCTCACCGGTTTCGAGGACCACCGCCCCGGCCAGCTTTCCGGAGGAATGAAGCAACGTGTTGCGATCGCACGGGCCTTGGCCATGGAGCCGCGCGTCCTGCTCATGGATGAGCCTTTTGGCGCCTTGGACCAGCAGACCCGGCAGTTCATCGGCCGGGAACTGCTCCGTATCTGGGAAAAGACACGCAATAGAGTCCTGTTCATCACCCACGATATCCAGGAAGCCGTGTACCTTTCCGACGAGGTTTGGGTCATGTCAGCCAGGCCCTCCGTTGTCAAAGAGGTGGTAACCATCGATCTGCCACGGCCCCGGCCGGAGGGAACCCACGCGCTGCCAAGGTTCCGTGAGTTGGAAGACCACCTCTGGGCGCTGGTAAAGGTTGAGGCGGAGAAAACGTTGGGACCAGGGGCGCGGCTGGCGTGA
- a CDS encoding ABC transporter permease: MSVLEKTPAVPAKQKAAMVPRSSLVRWAIIVTLVVVLELTTRTGMISRSLMVPPSEILTRLASIVPTEQFGQDAARTLTTILVAFTIGLVLGVPLGVFLWRVPAAGRILEPFIVTGYAMPTLLFYPVLLAVMGLNAGPIIVIAASMSLIPIALTTMVALNAIKPILHKLANSVSASPRQYYLKVLFPAATPLIFPGVKLGFIYAVIGTVAMEFILASQGVGFRAGFYYRELNTADMWAYIAVVIVLSVLVNSVLTWLEKRIRRDML; encoded by the coding sequence GTGAGCGTTCTGGAGAAGACCCCGGCCGTGCCGGCCAAGCAAAAGGCCGCTATGGTACCGCGTTCATCGCTGGTCCGTTGGGCAATCATTGTGACGCTTGTCGTTGTCCTTGAGCTCACTACCAGAACCGGCATGATCAGCCGGTCCCTCATGGTGCCACCATCGGAGATTCTGACCCGGCTGGCCTCGATCGTCCCGACGGAACAGTTTGGCCAGGACGCAGCCCGAACCCTTACTACCATTCTGGTGGCGTTCACCATCGGACTTGTGCTGGGAGTCCCGCTCGGGGTTTTCTTGTGGCGGGTACCGGCTGCAGGGCGCATCCTTGAGCCCTTCATCGTCACCGGCTATGCAATGCCCACTTTGTTGTTTTATCCGGTTCTTTTGGCCGTGATGGGACTCAACGCGGGACCGATCATCGTTATAGCCGCATCGATGTCCCTGATTCCAATTGCGCTGACCACGATGGTTGCCCTGAACGCCATCAAGCCTATTCTTCACAAGCTCGCCAATTCGGTCAGCGCCTCCCCGCGGCAGTACTACTTAAAAGTTCTCTTTCCGGCGGCGACGCCGCTTATTTTCCCGGGCGTGAAGCTCGGATTTATCTACGCCGTCATCGGCACCGTTGCCATGGAGTTCATCCTCGCGTCCCAAGGAGTCGGCTTCCGCGCCGGCTTCTACTACCGGGAACTGAACACAGCAGACATGTGGGCCTATATCGCTGTTGTCATCGTCCTCAGCGTACTGGTCAACAGCGTGCTTACCTGGCTGGAGAAACGCATCAGAAGGGACATGCTGTGA
- a CDS encoding tripartite tricarboxylate transporter TctB family protein — MSTEMIHSIEGDGEGGSRGRHVHKPDLIITSVLLVVFVVAFLMATGWRDLAAYFPLGVSGVGVIASASLLVRVLFFPPKPAAPKTNVPEAAKSVAEQEYEFFKNLSTRDWITSLGWLGGFFVALSVFGIYLAMVAFTVGYLRFQTAKSWWFAAIYAALLGGVIYVVFAIALKLPLPGGLLGLA; from the coding sequence ATGAGCACCGAAATGATCCACTCCATCGAAGGCGACGGCGAGGGCGGCTCGCGGGGGCGCCACGTGCACAAGCCCGATCTGATCATCACATCCGTGCTGCTCGTCGTGTTCGTCGTGGCGTTCCTGATGGCCACGGGCTGGAGGGACCTCGCCGCCTACTTCCCTCTCGGCGTCAGCGGCGTGGGTGTGATTGCCAGCGCCTCCTTACTCGTACGGGTGCTGTTCTTCCCGCCCAAGCCGGCCGCCCCGAAGACCAACGTGCCCGAGGCCGCCAAGTCGGTGGCCGAGCAGGAGTACGAGTTCTTCAAGAACCTCTCGACGCGGGACTGGATCACCTCGCTCGGCTGGCTCGGCGGCTTCTTTGTCGCACTGTCGGTCTTCGGTATCTACCTCGCCATGGTCGCCTTCACCGTAGGTTACCTGCGCTTCCAAACCGCCAAGTCGTGGTGGTTCGCCGCCATCTACGCGGCCCTGCTCGGCGGCGTCATCTACGTGGTCTTCGCGATCGCCCTCAAACTGCCGCTGCCGGGCGGGCTGCTCGGCCTCGCCTGA
- a CDS encoding N-carbamoylsarcosine amidohydrolase has protein sequence MSATAAREEYQRLRSQFKEKGLGGRIGFGSRPALLVVDMIRGFTDSRSPLAGDLDEQLKAAQELLGRARGAGVPIIFSTVAYDTDLQEAGKWIRKIPSNSWLVEGSEWVELDDRLERQNNEMLLVKKYASCFFGTDLAARLVSKGIDTLILIGCTTSGCIRATAVDSCSYGFHTIVVEEGVGDRAELPHLASLFDIDNKYGDVVGLEEANTYLEHVRG, from the coding sequence ATGTCTGCGACTGCTGCCCGAGAGGAATACCAGAGGTTAAGGTCCCAATTCAAGGAAAAGGGACTGGGCGGAAGGATCGGTTTCGGGAGCCGCCCGGCGCTTCTGGTGGTTGACATGATCCGCGGATTCACGGATTCAAGATCGCCCTTGGCCGGAGACCTTGACGAACAGCTAAAGGCAGCCCAGGAACTTCTTGGAAGAGCTCGGGGCGCTGGCGTTCCGATCATCTTTTCAACTGTCGCGTACGACACCGACCTGCAGGAGGCCGGTAAATGGATCCGGAAAATCCCGTCCAACAGCTGGTTGGTTGAGGGAAGCGAATGGGTGGAACTCGACGACAGGCTCGAGCGCCAAAACAATGAAATGCTGCTCGTGAAAAAGTATGCATCCTGCTTTTTCGGCACCGATCTCGCGGCCCGTCTGGTGTCCAAAGGCATCGATACGCTGATCCTCATCGGCTGCACCACCAGCGGATGCATCCGGGCTACCGCCGTGGATTCATGTTCCTACGGATTCCACACCATCGTTGTTGAGGAGGGCGTCGGAGACCGGGCCGAACTGCCGCACCTCGCCAGCCTTTTCGACATTGACAACAAATACGGCGATGTTGTCGGTCTGGAAGAAGCAAACACCTATCTCGAACATGTCCGCGGGTAA
- a CDS encoding Bug family tripartite tricarboxylate transporter substrate binding protein, which produces MRKLALGLAALALAGGALTGCSSAGATGASTSPEDAAAKLKNQTITLVVPFDPGGGYDAYARMLAPKLADELGATVIVENKPGAGGILATNESVHAKPDGKTLVLLNGPGHLGAAIAKTNGVRYDAKTMSYIGQISSEPDVLATSKSSSIASVDDIAGKRFAATGPGSNEYIDAVVLNQLLGMDNQVVTGFKSSNEASLNVIQGNVELHSRSFGSQQPGINAGDLKPILVIGENTGEKEIKDVDNLLDVVKGDQKELATLHTKLISSGRLLAAPPGMDPGTLQTIRDAFEKVMTDKAFIKAAADTKRPVHYTSGDDVQKLVNDVMGSPQEYVDLITKAYTG; this is translated from the coding sequence ATGCGTAAGCTCGCACTCGGCCTCGCCGCCCTCGCCCTCGCCGGCGGCGCACTCACAGGCTGCTCGTCGGCAGGTGCCACCGGCGCGTCAACCTCCCCGGAGGACGCAGCGGCCAAACTGAAAAACCAGACGATCACGCTGGTCGTCCCGTTCGACCCGGGCGGGGGCTACGACGCCTACGCCCGCATGTTGGCCCCGAAGCTTGCCGACGAGCTCGGCGCTACAGTAATTGTCGAGAACAAGCCCGGCGCGGGCGGCATCCTCGCCACGAACGAGTCCGTGCACGCCAAGCCGGACGGGAAAACCCTCGTGCTGCTCAACGGCCCCGGCCACCTCGGTGCTGCGATCGCGAAGACCAACGGCGTCCGGTACGACGCGAAGACAATGAGTTACATCGGCCAAATCAGCTCCGAACCCGACGTGCTCGCCACCAGCAAGTCCTCCAGCATCGCGTCAGTGGACGACATCGCTGGCAAACGCTTCGCGGCCACCGGCCCCGGCTCAAACGAGTACATCGACGCCGTAGTTCTGAACCAGCTCCTTGGCATGGACAACCAGGTCGTGACCGGTTTCAAGTCCAGCAACGAGGCCAGCCTCAACGTTATCCAGGGCAACGTCGAGCTGCATTCGCGCTCGTTCGGCAGCCAGCAGCCAGGTATCAACGCCGGCGATCTTAAACCGATCCTCGTCATCGGCGAGAACACCGGTGAGAAGGAGATCAAGGACGTCGACAACCTCCTCGACGTGGTGAAGGGCGACCAGAAGGAACTCGCAACGCTGCACACGAAGCTCATCTCCAGCGGCCGCCTCCTCGCGGCCCCCCCAGGAATGGACCCGGGCACGCTGCAGACAATCCGCGACGCCTTCGAGAAGGTCATGACCGACAAGGCCTTCATCAAGGCTGCCGCCGACACCAAGCGGCCGGTCCACTATACGAGCGGCGACGACGTGCAGAAGCTCGTCAACGACGTGATGGGCTCACCACAGGAGTACGTCGACCTCATCACGAAGGCCTACACGGGCTGA
- a CDS encoding ABC transporter substrate-binding protein — protein sequence MSFEPMGRRGFIKITAAAGGTLFLGGLTACGQDSGGSGGGKKGYSGDVAITGLASLIHSAPFFIAQTEGYYEEEGLTLEHIQFPGGLDTVRGIESGIGFGTSSTIPVFIAAEKGMDVKIFGNVYTAASVDFIALPDSPVTSIEDVRGKKVAVSTPGSNSSYFADRTLRAAGLVPGKDVELISVGSASDSWTAVSQKVVDVAWTASPLSEKIASESGAKVIWRSRDYVTDWSDTCLVATGSFIDENTEALKGWGRALKKAMDLITNDLEKAADAYGKAIKYEPKVALEALKNSQNFYSLDFTDAQLAAVVAAGKEQGQITKEPDMNAIVMRNFLS from the coding sequence ATGAGTTTTGAACCAATGGGACGCCGCGGATTTATCAAGATCACAGCGGCAGCGGGCGGGACGTTATTTCTGGGAGGCCTCACGGCGTGCGGCCAGGACAGCGGCGGCAGCGGCGGGGGTAAGAAGGGATATTCCGGCGACGTTGCTATTACTGGTCTGGCCAGTCTTATTCATTCCGCCCCCTTCTTTATCGCCCAGACGGAAGGCTACTACGAGGAAGAGGGGCTGACCCTTGAGCATATTCAGTTCCCAGGGGGGCTTGACACTGTTCGAGGAATCGAATCCGGCATAGGTTTCGGTACGTCGTCCACTATTCCCGTCTTTATCGCGGCCGAGAAGGGCATGGACGTAAAAATCTTCGGCAATGTTTATACGGCGGCTTCTGTCGACTTCATTGCGCTGCCCGACTCTCCCGTCACCTCCATTGAGGATGTCAGGGGCAAGAAAGTGGCAGTCAGCACGCCAGGATCAAACTCCTCGTATTTCGCAGACCGCACGCTGCGGGCCGCTGGCTTAGTCCCAGGCAAGGACGTTGAACTTATCAGCGTCGGCTCAGCGAGCGATTCGTGGACCGCCGTCTCCCAGAAAGTTGTTGACGTAGCGTGGACGGCTTCGCCGCTTTCCGAGAAAATCGCCTCCGAAAGCGGAGCGAAGGTGATCTGGCGTTCCCGCGACTACGTAACGGACTGGTCGGACACCTGCCTCGTCGCGACAGGATCCTTCATCGACGAAAATACCGAGGCGTTGAAGGGCTGGGGCCGTGCGCTCAAGAAGGCGATGGACCTGATTACCAACGACCTCGAAAAGGCCGCCGACGCCTACGGGAAGGCAATCAAATACGAGCCCAAGGTGGCTCTTGAGGCGCTGAAGAACTCGCAGAACTTCTACAGCCTGGACTTCACCGATGCCCAGCTGGCCGCCGTCGTCGCCGCCGGTAAAGAACAAGGCCAGATCACCAAAGAACCGGACATGAACGCCATCGTTATGAGGAACTTCCTTTCATGA
- a CDS encoding MFS transporter — protein sequence MPSSCKGQTVGLSGADRILSIAATVLFSFALGTLAVVVPILAIAVGYSTVEVGMMVALAAVSQLVTRIFLGALMRRVPDKALLVGAALMIAVSCALIAVSDALAIFVVSQLVQGSARALFWTSSQTHAVRMSTSSVKGLTDVNLAAGVGALLGPALAGYLWELSTPLPLIVAAAAGSAAVIPAALLTRLPVFAPEHATGGIMARGLWRRPGVDAACWMNAGAGAWKSLLDSYVPIVLSLAGQPVAVIGILVAIPNAAVLAGSASASWLRRRGNRTSLLTGLLATGTGLAAAGPLAGAAVAAAAALAVSGVGAGILQTVGPAIAADEVHPEERGDALSLTGTVRASALFLTPFVMALLVSVVPVAAALVTAGVLMTLPAAGSIRRKDLPAQIAPTESGPGRPLQQTQLEAPEKKVPDDN from the coding sequence GTGCCATCATCCTGCAAAGGCCAGACCGTGGGCCTGTCCGGCGCTGACAGAATCCTGAGCATTGCCGCGACGGTATTGTTCTCGTTCGCCCTTGGAACCCTGGCAGTGGTGGTGCCGATATTGGCCATTGCCGTGGGGTACAGCACGGTCGAAGTCGGAATGATGGTTGCACTTGCAGCAGTCTCGCAGTTAGTGACCCGGATCTTCCTGGGAGCACTGATGCGCAGGGTCCCAGACAAAGCCCTCCTCGTGGGAGCAGCGCTCATGATTGCCGTCTCGTGCGCTCTGATCGCAGTCTCAGATGCATTGGCAATTTTCGTAGTATCCCAGCTGGTCCAGGGCTCGGCTCGAGCCTTGTTCTGGACCAGCAGCCAGACGCACGCCGTCCGCATGTCGACCTCGTCTGTCAAGGGACTGACTGACGTGAATCTCGCCGCAGGGGTCGGAGCACTGCTGGGACCTGCACTTGCCGGTTATCTCTGGGAACTTTCGACACCGCTGCCGCTGATCGTGGCGGCAGCGGCAGGATCGGCGGCCGTCATCCCTGCTGCCCTTCTGACTAGGCTTCCTGTGTTCGCTCCGGAGCATGCCACAGGCGGAATAATGGCGCGAGGCCTCTGGCGGCGCCCTGGCGTCGATGCCGCCTGCTGGATGAACGCTGGAGCGGGCGCCTGGAAGAGCCTCTTGGACTCCTACGTTCCCATCGTGCTCTCCCTTGCCGGCCAACCCGTCGCCGTCATCGGAATCCTGGTAGCCATACCCAACGCTGCCGTCCTGGCCGGAAGTGCATCTGCGAGCTGGCTGCGCAGGCGGGGAAACAGGACGTCCCTTCTCACGGGCCTCCTGGCCACGGGGACGGGCTTGGCCGCGGCGGGGCCACTGGCCGGCGCCGCAGTTGCCGCCGCCGCCGCCCTCGCTGTTTCCGGCGTTGGTGCCGGGATCCTCCAGACTGTCGGACCGGCCATAGCTGCAGATGAAGTGCACCCGGAAGAACGCGGGGATGCTCTCTCCCTGACTGGCACGGTACGGGCTTCAGCGCTCTTCCTAACACCGTTTGTGATGGCACTGCTGGTCAGCGTGGTCCCTGTTGCCGCAGCGCTGGTCACGGCCGGCGTCCTCATGACCCTTCCAGCAGCTGGAAGTATCCGCAGAAAAGACCTTCCAGCGCAGATCGCGCCAACAGAATCAGGTCCAGGCAGGCCGCTCCAACAAACTCAGCTTGAAGCTCCCGAGAAAAAGGTGCCCGATGACAACTGA
- a CDS encoding ABC transporter permease encodes MSTDVTIPSLPTVTTQQSANRSRVIRDNVWRAAVLVALVLLWALLSSISDLVASPTDSLNALAKRFADGSIYRHLNATLQAVAIGFLIAAAIGFPLGYAIGRSKFLGAVFDPIVAGAFAIPRVIFFPILLQIFGVGVGAQSAMAALAAVFPIMVSTTAGVRAINPLLPKLARSLSLSPLQTVTKIYIPAMAPSLMVGIRIGFSIAFINVIIAEFFAARAGLGLLALRAYGMLDLPTMYGIIVLLAAIALAGNLALWAVERRLGNKV; translated from the coding sequence GTGAGTACCGATGTAACGATTCCTTCGTTGCCGACAGTCACCACTCAACAGAGTGCGAACAGATCCAGGGTCATCCGGGACAACGTGTGGCGTGCTGCCGTGTTGGTGGCCTTGGTGCTCCTGTGGGCACTGCTGTCTTCCATAAGTGACCTCGTCGCTTCGCCCACTGACTCGCTCAACGCGCTGGCGAAGCGCTTCGCCGATGGCTCCATTTACCGGCACCTCAACGCGACCTTGCAGGCGGTGGCTATCGGTTTCCTCATCGCTGCTGCCATAGGCTTTCCACTGGGCTATGCCATTGGCCGGAGCAAGTTTCTCGGTGCCGTCTTCGATCCCATCGTCGCAGGCGCCTTCGCCATCCCGCGCGTAATCTTTTTTCCCATCCTTCTCCAGATTTTCGGAGTGGGTGTGGGAGCGCAATCGGCGATGGCCGCGCTGGCAGCGGTATTCCCCATCATGGTCTCAACAACCGCAGGCGTCCGCGCCATCAACCCGCTCCTGCCCAAGCTGGCACGCTCGCTGAGCCTATCCCCGCTGCAGACGGTGACCAAGATATACATTCCGGCCATGGCACCCTCGCTCATGGTTGGCATCCGTATCGGTTTCAGCATCGCGTTCATCAACGTGATCATCGCCGAATTCTTCGCTGCGCGTGCCGGTCTCGGGCTTTTGGCGCTGCGGGCCTACGGCATGCTGGACCTGCCAACCATGTACGGCATCATCGTGCTCCTCGCTGCGATCGCACTGGCCGGGAACCTCGCCCTGTGGGCAGTCGAACGGCGGCTGGGCAACAAGGTCTAG
- a CDS encoding aldo/keto reductase produces the protein MTTETTDTTASDIPRLKLPHGHTIPRLGLGTWPMLEDECETAVRFALQSGYRLVDTAFQYRNEEAVGRGIRTAGVPRSELFISSKFNKESHSIDGVQRAYDESLRKLGLDHLDMFMCHWPVPALGKYVDAWKGLVKLLEEGRVKAIGVSNFKPAHLKDIIDATGVVPDVNQIQLSPDLARTEPRAVHRLLGIVTEAWSPIGRSSGLRANPLIIEIAQRLDKSPAQVLLRWHVQQDIVPIPQASDPLWLKENLSVFDFSLTAGEMASIRKLDRGEEAARDSDSPENGH, from the coding sequence ATGACAACTGAAACGACTGACACCACTGCTTCGGACATTCCCCGGCTGAAATTGCCGCACGGACACACCATTCCCCGGCTTGGCCTCGGAACCTGGCCGATGCTGGAAGACGAGTGCGAAACTGCGGTGCGTTTCGCACTGCAGAGCGGTTACCGCCTGGTCGACACCGCGTTCCAGTACAGAAACGAAGAAGCAGTCGGCCGGGGCATCCGCACCGCCGGCGTCCCCCGATCCGAATTATTTATTTCCAGCAAGTTCAACAAAGAGTCCCACAGCATCGATGGAGTGCAGCGCGCCTACGACGAGAGCCTGCGCAAACTCGGCCTTGACCATCTGGACATGTTCATGTGTCACTGGCCGGTTCCGGCCTTGGGCAAGTACGTGGACGCCTGGAAGGGCCTTGTGAAGTTGCTGGAGGAGGGCCGTGTAAAAGCCATTGGAGTTTCAAATTTCAAACCAGCCCACCTGAAGGACATTATCGATGCAACGGGAGTAGTTCCGGACGTAAACCAGATCCAACTGAGCCCCGACCTTGCCCGGACTGAGCCGCGCGCTGTCCACAGGTTATTGGGAATAGTCACCGAAGCCTGGAGTCCTATCGGTCGGTCCTCCGGTCTGCGGGCGAATCCGCTGATCATCGAGATCGCTCAGCGCCTGGACAAATCTCCAGCCCAAGTCCTGCTGCGGTGGCATGTCCAACAGGACATCGTCCCCATCCCGCAAGCATCCGACCCTCTGTGGCTCAAAGAAAACTTATCCGTTTTCGACTTCTCGCTCACCGCGGGAGAGATGGCCTCGATTCGGAAGTTGGACAGGGG